The genomic interval AGAACGACGAATCGTTGTAAAGTTTGTCATCATCCCTCCTAACCATCTATCGGTTACGAATGGCATGTTGACACTTTTTGCAGCATCTGCAATAATATCTCTCGCTTGTTTTTTGGTTGCAACAAACATTATTTTTTTACCAGATTTTGCTATTTGCTTCATTGCCTGACCTGCTTTTTCCAAACATTCAGCAGTCCGATTCAAATCTATTAAATGTACGCCTTTGTGTTCTTTAAAAATGAACTGACGCATTTTTGGATTCCATTTTTTACGAAGATGGCCAAAATGAACATTGGCTTCCAACAATTGATTATAACTAGGTTTTTCCATGATTTTCGAAAAATTAAAAAAGTAAAAAGATTAACGCTTACTAAACTGTGAACTACGACGTGCTTTTCGTAAACCGAATTTTTTACGTTCAACTTCACGCGCATCTCTTGTTAAAAATTTCTTTTCCTTTAGTACCGGACGATTTTCCAAATCGATTTTGCAAAATGCTCTGGATATTGCCAATCGAAGTGCTTCTGCCTGTCCTTTTAATCCACCTCCTTTAATGACTGCAGAAATAGAATAAGTAACTTCTCCACCGATCGTTTGAATTGGATCCATTACTTTTTGAGCAATGTCTTTTATGGGGAAGTATTCATTTAAGGCTCGGCCATTTATGGTAACTTCTGATGTTGCAGCAGTTCCTTTGCGAAAATAAACCCTGGCTACAGCGGCTTTTCTTCTGCCAATTGCGTTAATCATTTCCATAGATTAAATAGTATAAGGTTCAGGTTTCTGAGCTTGATGTACATGCCCCGGACCATCATAAACAAATAATTTTCTAAACATTGCATCACCCAATTTATTCTTTGGCAACATTTTACGGACTGCAGTTTCTACAACCCGGGTTGGATGTTTAGCCAACATTTGGCGTGGGGTAATACTTTTTTGTCCTCCAGGATAGCCACTATAGGTCAGATATACCTTATCGTCTAATTTCTTTCCTGTAAAACGAACTTTTTCGGCATTGATTACGATGACATAATCTCCAACGTCAACATGCATACTATAATCAACCTTATGTTTTCCCCTAAGAATACTTGCTATTTGGGAACACATACGTCCTACCACCAGGGCTTCTGCATCGATGACATACCACTTCCGCTGGACATCTTCCGGCCTGGTGTGCATGGTTTTGTAACTAAGTGTATTCACTTTATTGTAATTTTAATGAATGATTTGCTCTTTTCTGAAGCGGGCACAAAGGTAATCGCGGGTCTTATTTCTAGTATCTTTTTATGAAATTATTTTTAGAATAAAATGATGTAACTAGTTGAAAAACAGCTCAAATTTTGACAGTTTTTAAAAACAGATGGTCTTAAATTACTGGTTTTGAACGTTTAAGAACATTGCATCGGACTATAAAAAATCGTTTGCAAATAATTTGTTAAACCTGGAAAAGTTTACCAAACAAATATCCTTGCTTGAAAATTGAAACATATTCAATAGATTTTAAGCTTTCATACTGTACCTGTAGCCAATAGCCAAGGAATAATCAACCATCTTATAATATAATATATTGAATTTCAGTGTCAAAAGATTAGAATTGGACTTCAAACTACGTTTTACATTAAGCTCCTAAATAAAGCGAACATAACAAACCTGTACTGATTGCAATCCCAAAACTCAATAAGGTACCAATCATAATATATTCCGTCAATTTACGGTCGCCAGATTCTTTTAAATCACCAAACCGGAAAACTGATTTAGCCGTAAGGAGGAAACCAATTGCTTCCCAATGTCCCGTCATTACAAAAACAAATAATAAAAGCCTTTCAAATATACCAATAAACTTACCTGCATTCATTAAGGATTCATCCTCTGCATTTGAGGTATGCGGAGTCCATTTTGAAATAAATATTTTAATAGTCAAAGAAGTTGGAGTCGTAAGGAAAACTCCCGCAACGAATAGTAGCAAATTCCGCTCTGTAATTAAAGCACTAAAATCATATATCATCTCCTGATAGCAATAACTCATGGCTCCAATTACTGTCAGATGCGCTAACTGATCTAAAATAAACCAGGTCCATCGATTTGTTTCTTGCTGAAAATACAGTTTTATGACATCTATGATACCATGTGAAATGGCAAGTATAACAGGGATATACCATAAACTGAGATCCCAAAGAAGTATGAAAGCAAGAATACCATGTATAAAAATATGATAATATAGTTTTGCAGATTTAGCTTTAAGTTTTTCTTTTTGCAATATCCAGGATGTTGGTTGCAATAAAAAATCACCTACCAAATGAGCACATAAAAGTTTTAGAAAAAGGATCAATGTATTTTAGATTTATAAGTGGTAGAATTTTACGATATCATGTTTTTCAAATAGATATAATTTTAATTAGGCTACTATTAAATTCTATTAAGATGTAAGCGATTCACTTTGAATCAACTTTAAAATTTTACTTCGAAAATGCATTTCAACATCCAAGATTTCAAGCAAATGAGCACGTTTTTGACGTTCGCTAACCGAGGATTGACTAATTCCAAGAAGTTCCGCTAATGCTTGTTGATTACGCTTTTGATTTTGCAAACTCAAGCTAACAAATTCTGCAGAATTAACCGTCCAATCATCCATAACAATTAAAGCAAGACGAAGATAAAGATTCATTTCATTATCAAAATCGTTCCACATTGTTTTAAGGGCTAAATTTTGCTTATCTACTTTAAGTCTGTCAAATTTTTCACCTGAAAAAA from Saprospiraceae bacterium carries:
- a CDS encoding transcriptional regulator; this translates as MIAVITGDLIHSRKFKNPLEWMLPFKKLLSEIGLQPEVWEIYRGDSFQIVVKQPETVLLFAIRLKATIKCIRGLDVRMGIGIGTLDYKAARVSESNGEAFVFSGEKFDRLKVDKQNLALKTMWNDFDNEMNLYLRLALIVMDDWTVNSAEFVSLSLQNQKRNQQALAELLGISQSSVSERQKRAHLLEILDVEMHFRSKILKLIQSESLTS
- the rplM gene encoding 50S ribosomal protein L13 → MHTRPEDVQRKWYVIDAEALVVGRMCSQIASILRGKHKVDYSMHVDVGDYVIVINAEKVRFTGKKLDDKVYLTYSGYPGGQKSITPRQMLAKHPTRVVETAVRKMLPKNKLGDAMFRKLFVYDGPGHVHQAQKPEPYTI
- a CDS encoding DUF3307 domain-containing protein → MILFLKLLCAHLVGDFLLQPTSWILQKEKLKAKSAKLYYHIFIHGILAFILLWDLSLWYIPVILAISHGIIDVIKLYFQQETNRWTWFILDQLAHLTVIGAMSYCYQEMIYDFSALITERNLLLFVAGVFLTTPTSLTIKIFISKWTPHTSNAEDESLMNAGKFIGIFERLLLFVFVMTGHWEAIGFLLTAKSVFRFGDLKESGDRKLTEYIMIGTLLSFGIAISTGLLCSLYLGA
- the rpsI gene encoding 30S ribosomal protein S9; protein product: MEMINAIGRRKAAVARVYFRKGTAATSEVTINGRALNEYFPIKDIAQKVMDPIQTIGGEVTYSISAVIKGGGLKGQAEALRLAISRAFCKIDLENRPVLKEKKFLTRDAREVERKKFGLRKARRSSQFSKR